Within Protaetiibacter intestinalis, the genomic segment TCGCCCGCGAGATGCGCGATGAGCACGCTCGCGTCGAGGACGATCACGCCGGCCAGTCCTCGCGGAGCTCCTCGAGGTATCCGGGCGGGAACACGGCCGCGAGCGAGCCCCGCGTCTGCTCGAGCGCGGCGCGACGCTGGGCCCGGCGCGCCGTGCCGGTCGCACTCAGCGACGCCGCCCCCTCCTCGAGCAGCCGCGTGACGAGCTCGGCGCGCGGAACCCCGGGCCACTCCGCCGCCGCGAGTTCGAGAGCCTGATCCACACGCGGGGTCCGGGTCACCTGGATGCGCGGGAGGGAGGTCGGCATACCGAGAGTGTACCACCCCGATCGCGCGGTGGTACACCTCGGGTGGCGTCCGCGACGAGCGACCTCACCAGCGGCCGAGGTGCGCGTTGAGCACCGCGAGGGCGGCGGGGCCGGCGGTCGAGGTGCGCAGCACCTCGGTGCCGAGGCGTGCGAGCACGGCGCCGGCATCGGCGAGGCGGTCGAGCTCGCGCGGGGCGACGCCACCCTCGGGCCCGACGACGAGGGTGACGCGGTCGGCGCCGCCGAGGTCGAGTCCCGTGAGCGGCGCGTCGGCGGTCGGCTCGAGCACGACCACGAGCCCCGGCAGCCGGGCGAGCTGCGCGGTCGTCGCGAGCGGCGCGACCTCCGGAACCCACGGGCGGATGGCCTGCTTGCTCGCCTCGCGCACGATCGTGGCCCAGCGTTCCTGGTTCCGCGCGACCTTGGCGCCCTCCCACCGGGTCACCGAGCGCTCGGCCGCCCAGGGGATGACGCCCGCGACGCCGAGCTCCGTCGCCGCCTGGACGGCGAGCTCGTCGCGGTCGCCCTTCGCGAGCGCCTGCGCGAGCCACAGGGCGGGGCGCGGGGCGGGCTCGTGCGTCACCTCGTCCACGACGACCGCGAGCACCCCGGCCTCCGCCTCGGCGACCACCCCGTGCACGATCGTGCCGCGCCCGTCGCCCACCGCGATCCGCTCACCCGGACGGATGCGCGACACCTGCAGGGCGTGGCGCGCCTCCTCCCCCGTCACCTCGACGCGCGCGCCGACGCGCGCATCCGCGAGCTCCGGGGTCAGGTACAGGTGCGCCACGGGCTCCACTCTCGCACGGGTGCGGTCATCCCGTTCCAAGGACTCGAGCGTCCCATCTCAAGGATCCGGTGGGACAGGTGTTGCCCGATGTGGCGGATGAGGCGCCCTCGCCGCGCGAACTCCTTGAGATGGGTGGGCCGACTCCTTGAAACGGGAGTCCGACTCCTCGAGACGGGACGCGGCGCTCAGCCGAGGAAGCGGTCGCGCAGCTTCGCGAACAGGCCCTGCTGGAACTTCGAGAACTGCGGCTTCGCGGGCGGCCGCTTCGAGGCGAACTGCTTGATGAGGTCGAGCTCGCTCGAGTTGAGGCGCACGGGGGTCTGCACGTGCACGCCCACCTTGAGGTCGCCGCGACCGCCGCCGCGCAGGCGCGTGATGCCGCGCTCCTTGACGGTGACGATGTCGGCGGACTGCGTGCCCGGCTTGATCTCGATCTTCACGTCGCCGTCGAGCGCGGCGAGCGTGACCTCGGCTCCGAGCACGGCATCCGTCATCTGCACCTCGAGGGTCGCGAGCAGGTCGTCGCCCGAGCGGCTGAAGATGTCGTGGTGGCGCACCTTGACCTCGAGGTAGAGGTCGCCGTTGGGGCCGCCCGCGGGGCCCGCCTCGCCCTCGGCGGGCAGGTGCAGGCGCATCCCGGTGTCGACACCGGCCGGCACGTCGACCGCGACCTTGCGCTTGGCGCGCACCCGGCCCTGGCCGGCGCACGTCGTGCACGGGCTCGGGATGATGGTGCCGTAGCCGCGGCAGGTGCCGCAGGGGCTCGAGGTCATGACGTTGCCGAGCAGCGAGCGCACCGAGCGCTGGATCTGGCCCGTGCCGCGGCAGATGTCGCACGTGGCCATCGAGGTGCCGGGCGAGCAGCACGAGCCCTTGCACGCCTCGCACAGCACAGCCGTGTCGATCTCGATCTCGTGCTTGGTGCCGAAGATCACCTCGTCGAGGTCGATCTCGATGCGCAGCAGCGCATCCTGACCGCGTTCGGTGCGCGAGCGGGGTCCGGCCGTGCGGCCCTGCGCCGCGCCGAAGAAGCTGTCGAAGATGTCGCCGAAGCCGAAGCCGCCGCCCATGCCGCCCGCGCCGCCCAGGTCGTAGCGTTCGCGCTGCTCCGGATCGCTCAGCACGTCGTAGGCGTGGGTGACGAGCTTGAAGCGCTCGGCGGCCTCGTCGGACGGGTTCACGTCCGGGTGCAGCTCGCGCGCGAGCTTGCGGTAGGCCTTCTTGATCTCCTCGGGCGACGCGGTGCGCTCCACCCCCAGGACCTCGTAGTGATCTGTCACCGTTTCCTCTTCATTGCTCGTCGTCGCCGAGCAGGCGCGACAGGTACCGGGCGACCGCGCGGACCGCCGCCATGTTGCCCGAGTAGTCCATGCGGGTGGGGCCGAGCACGCCGAGACGCGCGACCGCACCGCCGGGCGCCGCGTAGCCGCTCGAGAGCACGCTCGTCTGGCCGAGCCCGAAGTCGTCGTTCTCGCGGCCGATGCGCGCCGAGACGCCCGTGTCGTCCGGGGTCATCTCGCCGAACAGCCGCAGGATCGTCACCTGCTCCTCGATCGCCTCGAGCACGGGGTAGATGGATCCCGTGAAGTCGCGTTCGGTGCGGGCCAGGTTCGCAGCTCCGGCCATCACGAGCCGGTCGTGGCGGGTGGCGGCCACCTGTTCGGAGAGCGCCGCGATGAGCGGGGCGGCGGCGGGGCGGTCGGCGGGGTCGACGAGCTCCGGGATGCCGCGGAGCGCGGCGGCGGCATCCGCGAGCGCCTTGCCGTCGAGCTGGGCGTTGACGAGCTCGCGCAGGCGCCCGAGCAGCTCGGGGTCGCCGCCCGCGGCGGACTCCGAGGTGTGCTGCTCGACGCGCCCCGTGTCGGTGATGAGCACCGTCATGACGCGGTTCGGCGCGAGGGCGACGAGCTCGATGTGCCGCACGCGGGCGGTGCCGAAGGAGGGGTACTGCGCGAGCGCGACCGTGCTCGTGAGCTGGGAGAGCAGGCGGACCGTGCGGCCGAGCACCTCGTCGAGGTCGCCCGTCTCGCCGAGGAACTTCTCGATCGCGGTGCGCTGGGCGGTGCTGAGCGGGCGCAGCTCGG encodes:
- a CDS encoding 16S rRNA (uracil(1498)-N(3))-methyltransferase; the encoded protein is MAHLYLTPELADARVGARVEVTGEEARHALQVSRIRPGERIAVGDGRGTIVHGVVAEAEAGVLAVVVDEVTHEPAPRPALWLAQALAKGDRDELAVQAATELGVAGVIPWAAERSVTRWEGAKVARNQERWATIVREASKQAIRPWVPEVAPLATTAQLARLPGLVVVLEPTADAPLTGLDLGGADRVTLVVGPEGGVAPRELDRLADAGAVLARLGTEVLRTSTAGPAALAVLNAHLGRW
- the dnaJ gene encoding molecular chaperone DnaJ; this translates as MTDHYEVLGVERTASPEEIKKAYRKLARELHPDVNPSDEAAERFKLVTHAYDVLSDPEQRERYDLGGAGGMGGGFGFGDIFDSFFGAAQGRTAGPRSRTERGQDALLRIEIDLDEVIFGTKHEIEIDTAVLCEACKGSCCSPGTSMATCDICRGTGQIQRSVRSLLGNVMTSSPCGTCRGYGTIIPSPCTTCAGQGRVRAKRKVAVDVPAGVDTGMRLHLPAEGEAGPAGGPNGDLYLEVKVRHHDIFSRSGDDLLATLEVQMTDAVLGAEVTLAALDGDVKIEIKPGTQSADIVTVKERGITRLRGGGRGDLKVGVHVQTPVRLNSSELDLIKQFASKRPPAKPQFSKFQQGLFAKLRDRFLG
- the hrcA gene encoding heat-inducible transcriptional repressor HrcA — translated: MVSERSLAVLRVIVQDYVSTSEPVGSKSIVDRHSFGVSSATIRNDMAQLEEDGLIAAPHTSSGRVPTDKGYRVFVDQLTELRPLSTAQRTAIEKFLGETGDLDEVLGRTVRLLSQLTSTVALAQYPSFGTARVRHIELVALAPNRVMTVLITDTGRVEQHTSESAAGGDPELLGRLRELVNAQLDGKALADAAAALRGIPELVDPADRPAAAPLIAALSEQVAATRHDRLVMAGAANLARTERDFTGSIYPVLEAIEEQVTILRLFGEMTPDDTGVSARIGRENDDFGLGQTSVLSSGYAAPGGAVARLGVLGPTRMDYSGNMAAVRAVARYLSRLLGDDEQ